The following DNA comes from Naumovozyma castellii chromosome 4, complete genome.
TATAGCATCAATTTAAGTCTTAAACTAAACGTGACTCTATCAAAGAGAGTAAACATGTCATCTATAAATGCATGACAGGGTTCACTTGTTCTTCTATCCTGTACTGAATTGAGAATGTGTTCAAAGATTGAGTTTTGGTGGATGGAAAAAAGTTTTAAGTAGACGTCGATCATCGGTTCTGAAGTATGTAGTTTTTTAGAGTCCTCGTTGGCAAAGGATGACATTATCCTTTGGAAGGACCTAAAACACGTTTCACTCATTGGTGTGTTTCTTGATTCATCTTTTTGTATCTTTTGAGATAAGGATGAGGCTAATTCGACGATGGTCGCTAAATACTCTCTACTAACATCCGAGCCAGTTAGACATCTCTGGAAGAAATCCTCTTCGAATatcttgataataatttcaatagttGGAACATGAATAactttttcaaacaattgAGCACTTAGTTCATTCGGACCTGTTAATTCGATTatatcaaataaaaataattttaattcttgCTCTGATCTATGTGGCTCAGTATACTCTGTTAATAGTTCTTGTATTTGATAGGCAGTAAACGACTGAAATATCCAAAGGTTTAGGAAATCTAATCTTGAGTATAATTCAACTGGCTTAGAATCATCTAAAgtattatcatcttcaagtTCGTGTGTTTCCTTAGGAAAACcataatgaagaagatcttCCATTATATGTGTTGAAGTGGATCGATTGTTCTTGAAAAGGTCTATTAATAGCTTTGTTGTTGAGTCACTTAGTTTCTTAGAAGTACCAAAATTAACGACGATCGCTAAAAAGGTTTCATAAAATGCATCCATGTCGCTTTCACAAGCGTTCAAGATTTTAACGTAATTGTCCTTAATGTATTTTCGTCTATGGGATTCAAAATACAAACTAcctttaatattttcattcaCTAAAAATGGTAAGACAAAAGTGATCCCGAGAATGTTTTGAATCTGTTCGAAGGTCAGAAGTTTAAACGATATTAAACGTATCAAATTTTCGTTCTTAAAGTccttccttttcaaaaaaattgacATGAACTTATTATATTCTCGGTTATTAACAACcatcaataacaataaattGATTCTAAAAGTCAACTCTTCATTAGAGTTATCATTAGTTAGGTTTAAAAGATTCTTGATGTTTGTTTGAAATGCCTCTGTGAAATTCCAATGTTCATCTTTCTCCTCTGGAttgatattattgataGCATGATATATATCTAATGCTTCATGCTTATTCATGTGCAAATTTTCATGTTTCGTCTTCTCTTCCTCATAGACGACTGAAAGCTCTGTTCGcaaatcattatcaatattCAAGAccagtgaaaaattcttcataaaaaatttccaaaatgcTGCAAAAGAAATTACCTTATAGACATCAGGgtccttttcttttaagACTTTTGAATATGTGAATATGAATGTCTTTGTAAAGAGGATATGATCGTTGATAAATTGGGAAAATAACTTTTCATAGCAAAGTAAAATATCCATGAGTGTTTCCAATGcaataatatttgaaagtaaCTGATGATAGACGATGAATTCTATCCatttgtaataatgatggaAAAGTTTCAGATGAAcacaaaatatttgaaagttcTTTacaagaatattattatctacCGGACTCAATACATCAGAACATAAATGACTCAAATACCACTCTGCAACCATTGTTCTTACACTCAATGGATATGTTGATAAGTTTAACGGTTCTGATTTTAGTATCTTACTTTTTATCTCTTCAGCATCCTTTTGCAACTGCTCAAAATTAAAGCGTTCATAGTATGTGACATCATATTCCATTACATTTCTGAGAACCATATTATATTGacttttcatcaatggtgaaatttttaaattaatCAGTATGTTacaatgaatgaatttatcatttgatTCCGGCAAATAAAGGACACCAGAACTAATTAATTTCCTGATATATGTTGGGACTTTAAGAATACCATATGTTATCAGAATGTTCAAAAGGTTATACAGCGATGATAATGCGACATGTAGCATCTTATTTGTGTTGGATAATTTGGCAATCTTGAAAACTAAGGTCCAAATGctatcttcaatttcaaactcTTGAATACCTTCAATGGAattaattttcaaaagtaaTAATTTGGCTACTAATTGATGTGATTCATAATGATGTTGTCTAGATGGATGGATTGCCCAAAGTACTAACTGCATTAGTTGGTTTATTTGGAGAATATGTTGATCTACGTAGGAAGCCCAATCAAAATCTGTTGGGTTATCATCTAGTATTTCCGTGAATTTGGTGTCAATACCATTCATTTGTATTATAGCTAAATTCATGTTTGcattattcatttttataACCGATGAATCCTCATCATTATTGGTATTCTCATTCGTGTGGTTATCTAGCCATGGGTTCATTTTTAAGGATTCGTTGCTGTAACTAACCAActccaatttctttttaatttcCAAAGCAACTTCAGGCGAAACTTCCAAGGAATTCATAATTTCGTAGAGATGTGGTTTGTAAAGGTCCCAACTTGTGGATGGAAATAAGAACGCTTCCAAAGTCTGttcttgaaataattttccaatCAAAGTACCTAATATAGATAGCATTGattcttttaatttattattctttttaatatcattgatgatgtatttttcatcatttatcATAGATCTACTTTGATATATGGTAGAGTATTTTTGTAGAAGCATGTCAGTCATCTTAGATATAAGAAACAAAGATTGGTTTGATAACATTTCAGTATTTCCCTTGGTTCCCAATGGCTTACATATTCCATCCCAAAATATAGTTAGCATATGCAAAGTTAACGgtataaattcaaaattctcCACTTTAGCAACAAATTCCACTAAccaatgatgaaatatttctttatcgATCAACTCTAAAGTATAACAATTACCTAATAATTTCAGGAAATAGAATACTTCAATTTTCCAAGTCTTTAACTTGTTGGAGTCGTTGTAATGTTGAGTCATCTCAAAGACTAGTTTTTCCAGTATATACACAAAATTTTCAGTCCATTCCTTGAACAATTGTTtatctatttcttcttgggATCCTTTATTTTTCATAGCAAGAACTTTTCCTTCCATGGAGTAGCAGCATTTAATTAACCAAATGGCCCTTTCCAATGGAATTTGTTTTAGATAACATTGTTCGAGTACCTGTCTTCTTTTCAGCCCATGTGGTATATGCTTCGATATCTTTGATAATGACACGTAAGGTGAACTTAATTCTTGTAGCCATACTTCTTTACGATGGTCTGTTAAAGTGATTCGGTCGGGCAGACTGAAACTGGGTCCACTGaatatggaaatttttgaatgCTTATGACTTGAAGGTTCATTCTTGACATCATCAGAGggaattttatttatttcattcTCTCGTATTTGCAATACTTTTGATAGCTGAATGGCTAATTGAGTAGAAACCTTTGGTAACgattcattcaatgatgATCTGGCGGATATGCTTTCGAAATTGACTTTTGAAGTGGTATAGTACCCCTTTGAGataaaattgtttaaaatttgatcttcctctttggtATGAGTCCATGGTTCAAAATCAGGATATATCTTCTTTGTATGTGATTGGTCGTGTTCGTTGTTCGAGATGTATGGATACAGATCATCTGGCGGAGTCAGAATATATTTACTTGGCGGCATTGCTTGcccaaaaaaaaagttgGGGGTTCTCTAGTAGAGTGTTGTTGGTTTATATTTGCACCAGGAGGAAAATagtattcttctttattattgttgtatGATTGTTGATGTAAGTGGACCTTTTTGGCccattttaatttcaatttgaaatttcatcgtGTAGTCAACCGATTATGGAACAATACGAAGAGGGGGAAAATGTAAGAAAGGAAAGGACGGAATATTTAAAGCTATATAAGAATGTGTACATAAATGTGTGTAAATACATTGGGTTAATCCAAAGACGAGGTGCtattcattaatttttcctCTCGTATGGCACCTGTTCTATCGATCATGGGCCAATTCCCCCAATTTGGTAATCTTAATACGAGACATGTGGCATTATCTGCATGTTTCCCACCAATTGcttgaatatatttaatgaCTTCCTCCGCTACATATTGAGGGGTTGCTTGTTTAGTTTGTCTCAAATTTACAGTGGATGTTATCAAATCTACTACCTCTTGATCTGATAATAGATCAGAGACTCCATCTGaaatcaaacaaataaaacatTCTTCCCCTCCGAATTGTAATTTAGATTTCTCTGCATGAGGTAGTAGTGAGGTATCACCTATTAGGTATGAATAAATGTCTGGTTCGCATGATATCCCATCTCTTTTCCCCAATAAATCACCGAAGGATCTCGTATTGgcaaaattattcaaaaatctAGTTTCACCGAAGGAATCCTGATTAGCATCGTCATCTTGCTCCTTCTTTCCTTCCACATCATCATCCGCCTGTAATCTCTTAGACTCTCTCCTAGAGGATGGGTGATGAATCTTCGTCAAGCTATGTGCGATCCCATTTTGATCACAAAGGATTATTTTACTATCACCTACTTGGGTGActaccaatttcaaaagtcCCTGAGGGTTCATAAAAAACGATTCATCCATTGCAAGGGATTCATCATaggaagaaagaaagatggATGAAGCTGTAGACCCACCagaatatttctttattctttccTCGAAAGTCAATGATTCTCCGCTCTCCTGAGCAAATCCACAGCatctttccaaatcaaatttCATGTAGGCGTAATATATCCTCAATCTTTCGTGGAAATTTAACAAGCTTGTCTTATCGATGATATTCCCATACATATCGAATATCATTCTTGGACCTGAATGCTGGGGGTGATCTGAATCAAAAAGTACCTGTTCTTGCTTTGTGTTacaattttcaatgaatctATCCCAAAATGTCTCTCTGTGAGCGTTGACATTACGCCAATAGGGACCTCCAATCAATTGTTCATATGAATCTAACAAATGGAAGAATTGTTCCTTCGTTGGTGCTTCCGTATTAGTAATTTCCCTGTGTAACGATGACGCTAGTAATTGCGAGACACGACCTTTACCACCATGACCATCGAATATAGAAATATTAAGAATAGATTTTTTGAGTAAGGGTTCATGATTTCTCGATAACTCTTGAAATCGCGTAGGtagtttcaaaatattaacaGAATAAGTATCCTCATTGATCAACCTATTGATCCTACTGGTACTATGTCCTATGACACTGGGGAATTTCAAAAGGGGTACTCTCAATATAAGCGGTGATGGAGCTGTTTTCGTGTTGACGCCGACTGTGGGGGTACGATGGTTGAGAGCTTTACGGTTCCAAGGAGCGAAGACAGGGGGGAGTGTGGAAGGTTTCAGATGGATGTATGCTTGCGATTTACCCATTCATGAATTGATAAAGGGGGCAACGGCGACGATTTGTGTAGGTTTATATGAAGATGCCAAGGCATGTATAAGAAGACCGAGTTGATATTTATCTTTCAGTGTTGGTTGCGCCACTTTTGCTGGTGCGCTGCGGGTAACCCATCTGTTGTcagtatatatatatggagaagaattagaaattgGGAAGGAGAATGAAGTAAGTGGTTGTCATGTAACTTCAAAAAGGTTTTTGGATAAACATATTCAGACTATACCATTTTTCAGGTATATTCtacaatttttcattgaatttttagACGTTcctttcatcttcaaccCCTAATCTGGGATTTTATTGGTCGTGGTAACCTTGCCAATCTTTCTATGCagtattctttcaattctttttgCCTGTCTTCTTTATAGGATATTTAATCAAAATGTGTTAAAAAATTACTAAACACATTGGGaactttttatttatttgctTGGTAGTCGTCAGTGTTTTCAAGAAAGGCGGCAATGTTGTTGCTAATATTGCCGGTTTATTATGGAGGTCTCACGGTACCTAAGACTGTTTACAAGGATACCAACGTTGTATATATGTAAATAGTTATTAAGTACAGATGGTCTTTTTGTCTTACttctttataattttatcGAAAATGTATTCCACATGACAGTTCAACGAATTAGACCTAGCTACATATATTCATCCACACacagaatatatataagttaatcttatatatatatatattccTTTTATAAACTTGGTATAAATACAGTCCGCACATAGGAGCCAGAATTCTGGAACCAAATATATGCAAAGCATGTTTATAATGAGCAAAGATAATCCCATAGAGTTGGTCGAAGGTAGGAAGAAAGTTCTAGAGTTCACTGGAaaagttattgaatattttagaattattttaggaatattaaatattagAATATGTTTATCCGTCTAAATATCTCTAGCATGCTCGAATTT
Coding sequences within:
- the SRB8 gene encoding Srb8p (ancestral locus Anc_6.356), translating into MPPSKYILTPPDDLYPYISNNEHDQSHTKKIYPDFEPWTHTKEEDQILNNFISKGYYTTSKVNFESISARSSLNESLPKVSTQLAIQLSKVLQIRENEINKIPSDDVKNEPSSHKHSKISIFSGPSFSLPDRITLTDHRKEVWLQELSSPYVSLSKISKHIPHGLKRRQVLEQCYLKQIPLERAIWLIKCCYSMEGKVLAMKNKGSQEEIDKQLFKEWTENFVYILEKLVFEMTQHYNDSNKLKTWKIEVFYFLKLLGNCYTLELIDKEIFHHWLVEFVAKVENFEFIPLTLHMLTIFWDGICKPLGTKGNTEMLSNQSLFLISKMTDMLLQKYSTIYQSRSMINDEKYIINDIKKNNKLKESMLSILGTLIGKLFQEQTLEAFLFPSTSWDLYKPHLYEIMNSLEVSPEVALEIKKKLELVSYSNESLKMNPWLDNHTNENTNNDEDSSVIKMNNANMNLAIIQMNGIDTKFTEILDDNPTDFDWASYVDQHILQINQLMQLVLWAIHPSRQHHYESHQLVAKLLLLKINSIEGIQEFEIEDSIWTLVFKIAKLSNTNKMLHVALSSLYNLLNILITYGILKVPTYIRKLISSGVLYLPESNDKFIHCNILINLKISPLMKSQYNMVLRNVMEYDVTYYERFNFEQLQKDAEEIKSKILKSEPLNLSTYPLSVRTMVAEWYLSHLCSDVLSPVDNNILVKNFQIFCVHLKLFHHYYKWIEFIVYHQLLSNIIALETLMDILLCYEKLFSQFINDHILFTKTFIFTYSKVLKEKDPDVYKVISFAAFWKFFMKNFSLVLNIDNDLRTELSVVYEEEKTKHENLHMNKHEALDIYHAINNINPEEKDEHWNFTEAFQTNIKNLLNLTNDNSNEELTFRINLLLLMVVNNREYNKFMSIFLKRKDFKNENLIRLISFKLLTFEQIQNILGITFVLPFLVNENIKGSLYFESHRRKYIKDNYVKILNACESDMDAFYETFLAIVVNFGTSKKLSDSTTKLLIDLFKNNRSTSTHIMEDLLHYGFPKETHELEDDNTLDDSKPVELYSRLDFLNLWIFQSFTAYQIQELLTEYTEPHRSEQELKLFLFDIIELTGPNELSAQLFEKVIHVPTIEIIIKIFEEDFFQRCLTGSDVSREYLATIVELASSLSQKIQKDESRNTPMSETCFRSFQRIMSSFANEDSKKLHTSEPMIDVYLKLFSIHQNSIFEHILNSVQDRRTSEPCHAFIDDMFTLFDRVTFSLRLKLMLYEILSSLKSYSIYASTTGNETGNVKLTIPPKLLQVPPFQVSSFIKEEEDIEDPEELDLGITTTEEHGEYAERNKWFLYDKKEKLYTSPFKSEPYHNITNYQPDTAGSFNNTCLNLSLFNASFERKNPR
- the PTC6 gene encoding type 2C protein phosphatase PTC6 (ancestral locus Anc_6.353), which codes for MGKSQAYIHLKPSTLPPVFAPWNRKALNHRTPTVGVNTKTAPSPLILRVPLLKFPSVIGHSTSRINRLINEDTYSVNILKLPTRFQELSRNHEPLLKKSILNISIFDGHGGKGRVSQLLASSLHREITNTEAPTKEQFFHLLDSYEQLIGGPYWRNVNAHRETFWDRFIENCNTKQEQVLFDSDHPQHSGPRMIFDMYGNIIDKTSLLNFHERLRIYYAYMKFDLERCCGFAQESGESLTFEERIKKYSGGSTASSIFLSSYDESLAMDESFFMNPQGLLKLVVTQVGDSKIILCDQNGIAHSLTKIHHPSSRRESKRLQADDDVEGKKEQDDDANQDSFGETRFLNNFANTRSFGDLLGKRDGISCEPDIYSYLIGDTSLLPHAEKSKLQFGGEECFICLISDGVSDLLSDQEVVDLITSTVNLRQTKQATPQYVAEEVIKYIQAIGGKHADNATCLVLRLPNWGNWPMIDRTGAIREEKLMNSTSSLD